In Lolium rigidum isolate FL_2022 chromosome 7, APGP_CSIRO_Lrig_0.1, whole genome shotgun sequence, the DNA window ATCCCAGAGACCGGCGAGCCCTCACGATGGACGGCGGCCTCCCCTACGGCGAGGACGGCTTGCCGCCTTGCCGGCGGAGGGCGCGCGCGTGGGGGAGGGAGCCGAGGAGGTAGTGGGCGGCGCAGCGGCGAGGTGGGCAAAAAGGGCCAGTCTTGGTGATGGCCGGTGGGTAGTAGCAACGAACCAAGAAGAGGAACCACACGTATGATACCGCTGGATGGCCAGGATCAACTCCAGCAAGATCTAACGGTTCACGTGCCACCAACTGGAAATGCACTACCACGGCCTGCAGTGATGCCTGCAAATATTTTCTTTTAACGCACTCGAGTTTAGCTGTGTCAGCTAATCTGCTGATCTTCGTACAATTTGAAGCACCACCATCATCTTTCAGTGAACCATGAGCCGCTCCAGTGTTAGCATCTGATTCAGATCCGATCTAGTAAGTACTAAAATTTGAAGCTGACAAAACATCTACCCACATCTAACCTCAAGGTAAAAATTCTGATACAACTTTGTTAGGTATGTATTCTGATGGAAAGACAGAAGTTCCATTGCATAAGTATGTACTACCTCTGGTCATATTTAATTGACGCGAGAAACACACAGTCGTAACTTGCTCTACATCTTCCGCGTCAATTTAATCCGGACGGGGGGAGTAGATGCATTTCTCGGGAAGAAAAGGGTTAAATAGTCGTAACAAACAAGTTGCATAAAGAAGACAGTCCAAAGAGAAGCAAGCACCTCCAGGTCTCATGTTTGACAGGTGACACGTCGGTACTCTCAATCGCCACATCGGCACATGCATTTTAGATGCTGCATtgttcataatttttttttaaaaaaaaatatattaTCACCGACATCAATCTTACACACATCAAACAGGTCTTGATGTTCATCATCTGGATCAATGTAAAATACGCAAACAGCAACCAAAGTTACCAGCATACGAGAAAACTGAAGTACAGAGACAATTCAATACACAAAATGAAGTACACACAGATGTTTCTCTAAGTAAAATAAGCTTATGATGGCGCCTCTAATGATTTACAgctttgtttattgtctgcatCCATATCGACAGTTCTGGAATTAGCTCATGATGGTCCCTCCATTCACATCAACGGTCCTGGAACTCCTGATGGTCTCCTAAGAACTGTCAAAGGGAAATGTTTCATTAATAGCCAGGTCATGAAGACATGTACATTCATAAAAAATGGATCCAGGTTGAAGGAAGATATAATCACCTTGTGATGCAACTACTTTTTGCATGTAAACTGCTACTTTTTGTCAAGATCACCTCACACCAGTCATGGGAATCTGCAAGATATATAAATGGGGACAACGTACCGATTCCAGTTAATCTTAAGTGCTCTTTGGGCATCATATGATTAAGTTAAATTTTGAGCAATGGTACACAAGCGCCAAGAGCGGTACCAATTAAGTCATTTCTCCTTATCTGATATGGTTGTAACTGTTGAACATCCCGGTGTGTGAAGCCTTGACTGCAGCCTTAGGAGCATCAGGAGTCCCAAATACATTCCAAAAACGTAGGGTCTCATCTCCTGCAGCAGATGCTACTGTGCAACCATCAGGGCTCTGCAAAATTACCAAAGGACAACACAAGCAATCATTTAGACATCTGTGCACAGAAATATGTGTCAACTTAGCTACAGAAGCATAGGGAGAAAAGATTACCTGGGCCATGAAAAGGACACGGGAAGTATGGCCGGTGAGTTCAGCCATCTTATCCATTGAAGGGTACTTCCATAGGGTGAGCTGATTCTGAGTGAATCCATGTGAGCTTAACAGCTCCCTGTCATTCTTATTCCAGAGTAGAGCGCACACTTGTGACCCGGTGTCGACAGAGTTGAGGCATGCGCCTGTGTGTGTGTTCCAAAACTTGATGCACCGGTCACTTCCGCCGCCACCGGATGCCAGCAGGTTGCTCTGGAATGGGCACCATGCGAGCGCCTTCACGGCAGCCAAGTGGTCCTCAAGTCTGTGTAACCATTGGGTGCGACCTGCGGATTGTACAGAGGATGCCATAGACACATCCCATATGTGGAGGAGGTTGTCGTTGCCGCCACTGGCCAGCTGCTGTCCCGATCCTGACCACTTGAGTCCACACACCTCCTGGCCGTGCCCGCGGTATGTCTGCACAGCATGGTTCCTGATCCTCACatcattgttcacaatcttgccgTCCATACCACCAGAGGTCAGTATGTTGCCATTCCATGCCAGTGAACCCACTCTTGACTCATGCACGCCTTGCAGTGTCCTCAGCTGCAGAACAAAGATCGTGATCAACAACTAAACACAAACAATGCTGCTAATAGAACATTAAGATTAGAGGCCAAGAAGTACTAACCAGTCGTTTAGAGGTGGAATCCCAGAGCTGGACAGTTGAAGAGTTGAGGCCAACAGCAATGTGGCGGCCATCAGGAGCCCAGCTAACACTAGTGACAGGGCCATCGTCTTCATCAAAGGTAACGAGCTCAGACGTAGACCCATTTGCAGCATTCCAGAGGTATATCGTGTTGCCCAACGCAATGGACAGCACGTTGCTGCTTCCCCAGTCCAGTAGGTTGAGGTAGTAATCATCAACGAGGTCTGGTGCATCCAGAGTCCTCTCGGCAGACTGCATCAAATTTCCAAAACACATCCAGTCAGctatcatcaccaattgccactaCTGAACTGCAGCACGATGAGCAGCACTACACAAGTAAACGCAAGTAAGCGAGTTGTACCTGAGGGATGTAACGGCGCTTCTTCGCCGGCCTGGCCTGGATAGAAGCTGCATCAGCACGGAGCTCTGTGAGGATGTTCTCAGACTCCGGCGGCTTGTTCCGGAAGGCGAGAATTCTGGTGCGGTTGTTGAACAGCTTCTCGGCCAGCAGTTTGCGGTACGCCTCCTTGGCCGGCGACGGCGTCGCGGCGTTCTTCGTGTCCTTCCTTGGCTCGGTCAGAAGGTAGTGCGCCATGTCCATGTCCATCGCCGATCTGACCGGGATGAACCTGTCCCCCTGCCAAACAACAAGCAGATTTATTTACCCGTTCAGTTGAGGCATTCTGTCGAAGAGCCTGTGCGCGCGCGCACGCAAAGGGAGCGAGGGATCCAGAACTCACGTAGCACTTGACGGCAGGGTTGCGGGACGCCGAGCACAGAGACGGCATGTAGGGCCTTGACCCTGCCTCCTGGAGCGGCGGCCGCGACGCCGGCGCACCCCGCCGGCTGATCCTCTCCGGTGACATCGAGCCCGAGCCTGCATCCATGGTCAGAGGCAGCAAGAAACAGCGATTTGTATTGACGCGAACGATGAGATTAGGGCAGATCGAGCAACGCAAGGCGGCAATCGACAAGAAATCAACACGGAACCCTAAGTCAAGCAACGAATTCTAAGCAACGAATAAATCTAAATCGACCAATCAATCAACTCTGTAAACGATCCGGAACGAAACAAACGGCGGATGCACTAACTAACGCAAAGATTCTACTACCAAACAGCGCAAGATTCACAGCGCGGGCGGGCAAGCGGGCTCGAGCTAGAGAATCGATCAGAAACTAGCGCACGCGTGAACAAGATTCAAGACCGAGATCGGGATCAGTAAAACCAGACGAGGACCGCGCGGATTTTGTACGGAGGATCCTGGAGAGAGCTTCTTCGATCGCGAGACGGCGCGCGCGTTCCCCCGAGCGAGCGACGGATTGGTTCGCTGGGAGGGAGAATTTGCTTGGCGGAGTTGAGGGTTTCTTGAGCGATGGAAAtacgagaggagagaggagagaggcgaAAAGGGTACTATGTATGTGCCACCAATATAGCCGTTGTGTCACCGCGTTAGGGCAGGGCCAACCAGATCCCGGAAatatttctttcctttttttctttaaaTCTTCTGAAAATAAATTGAATGATTAATTACATGTTATTTTTCTCCCATGGTTTAACTTTGTTCCATGGGCACAAGTATTTTCTTACAGAGTGCTTGGTCTTGTTTAGACATGCGACTTTTATTCACTCATGCAAGAACTGAAGCATTTCTTGCAAAGTTCATGCGAATTTCATAAAACCCCACTTTTGGATctaatgcatgccatgttggtttATACCTAAACGTTCATAACAAAACACATACTTATAAGAAGAAAAAATTTGTGTGCAAATTATCCTGTTAAGCAAGTGTTAAAAACTCCGAATTTCTCATTTTCGCGATGAAACCACTCTAGATTTCGAGATTAATAGAGCAGCACTTATGGTTAGATTAAATCTAACGGCATCCGAAACATGGCAAAAAGCATGCATTCAGCATTTCAGACATGAATTGCTTCGATTTCATCATAAGACAAGTACTCTGGCTCACTGGCATACATGCGTGCTTCTAATCAAGGCGAGGATGCTACCAACAGTTATCAGTTCCTCAGTGAACACGATGCAGACATCACACCAAAAAGACAAGGGGCTTGTACTCGCTCTTGTGCCTAATTTAACCGCGGCATAGTTGTTCGAGCCTCAATCTCCCAAGGAGGAATACATGACCACAGTATTCATAGCAGGCAACCTTTGAAGGCTTTCCTTAGTGCAGCTTCGTCCAAATTCCTGCCTATAAACACAAGCTTGTTGATTCTCTTCTCATCAGGCTCCCATGGCTTCGCTGGGCATCCTTCCAGCATGGAGTGCACTCCCTACAGGTTTTAGTTGTTGTCAGTAGCGAAATTGCAGAGGCACCGAAACAAAAGCTTTGTGTGGCAACAAAGGATAGCCAATGACACACAACTTAGATCACGCAGTAGGCGTATAGATTACTTTCAAGCAAAGAGGTAAATTAGCTGACCTGGAATACAAAGCGTCCAGTTGACTCGTTTACAGATATGACACCCTTTAATCTGTACAGGTCTTCACCTTTCTCATCAACCAGTCTCTCTAGCCAATCATTAACCTTGAAAAAACAGTAGTGATAAAAAGTTCATTTACTGAGGAAAAGTTCGGTAGTAGAAGGAATAACCATATTTCGAGCAATTCTCAAGTACATTTCTTTACCTCATCCAgatcaagtactccctccgaaacAATACTTACACTAGTTACAGCTGAATCATGGACATGATCGTGATGGTGATGGTGTCCTACAAGTCAGCAGAGCAGACTGAGAAAAGAAGAAAGTTGAATGAAAAATGAATACACATAGGCAAGTAGCTGCAAGTATGGTTGTCATCTTAATTATTAAGCATTTATCTGCCTCTATTTATTCATCAGAAATTTCGGTAAAAGGGAACAAATCCAAAAGGAAGCCACTAATTGTTGTCTTAAGATCTAGTTGTAAAAATTGGCATGTCTCTTATATAATGGGTTCTGAGCACATGGATACTGGAGCCTGAACATTACCATGCTCATGTCCCAAGTGACAATGACCTGTCTCTTTGTTTTCGTTCAATTGGACTGCATCCTCAATCCTGCAGATATATTTTTATCGCACTTAGAGAAACAAAATATGACAAGGGATAGTCAGGACCACAGCCCAATATGCTTCAACACCTGATAAGAAAACAAAGAATactaacctatcaaggtcataaccTCCAATTCCTAGAACAAAATTCATGTCAACATCACCAAACTTTGCTTTTTTTAATTGTGCCATCCCATTTATGAGCTGCAACGAGAAAAATATTTCAACTTGTGCAAAACAAGATAAGGTTGCACTCCATAGAATTTCTCTGTTTTCCGAAGGCATTCTGCCAACCTACCTTGATCTTGTTGGTTACAACCTCTAGCTCTGCATGGTCAACCAAATCAATCTACAAATGAGATAGCAATTATGGAACACTAGAAAAGCAAGAAGGTTTTATGGTGTATTCTTGAAATAAAAAATTGGTTGGCATCAGAGCCTTATGGATAGTTCTATAAAGGATTTAGGGTCTAAAGTCTATAGATTGACTAAATACCTTGTTCAATATAATCCGGTCTGCATAAGCAACTTGTTCTACCGCCTCATTCACAACCCACCTCGGTTTCACTTCATTCAAATGCTTCATGGCATGCTTACAGTCAACCAAAGTAACCACACCATCAAGTTTCACATATTTCGAGACCAATTCATCTGAACAAAATGTCTCAATAACAGGACCAGGCTTTGCAAGACCTGGACGGTGATTAATTCTGTTAGGCAGCATCAGAACACCATGCACCTTTcgattaaaaacatgaaaattacaTATGGGTTAGATTTTTATTTAATGAGATTTACCTGTTGTTTCAATTACAATGTGATCAAACTTGTCTCCCTTTTGCTTCACTAACttgagaagcatcttcacaaggtCACCTCGGACAGTGCAGCATAAGCAGCCATTGTTCACCATCACAATGTCTTCAGCAACGGATGAATGGTTAGCGACAAGTGAGCTATCGATATCCACTTCACCAAACTACACACAAAAGGGCAATATGGCTTATTCCACATCGCAACACCGAGTCTCGTCATGTTAAATGGGGCCAATTCGGTGCAACTATCGATCCATTGCAAAACATAATATCAATCAACGCTGACAGGGCATAGCAAAGTGCTACAAGAAGAAAGAATCTTACTCATTCTCAATGACAGCAATCCTCTTCCCATGCTGTGAAGTTAAAATGTGATTCAGAAGGGTTGTCTGCGAAGAGAGATTCAAAACAATTAGCAAACCTATTTGAGAATCATCAGTATTCTATATATTATATCATCATGGAAGTGAATGCATTCCTTGTTTTAAATCCACTGCCGGATGAACTTGGTTTTACTGACaggtcatcaatttctcaaatctgaATTCATACTAAGACCACGTAAGCTATTACTGGACAATCAGATGATATATTGGTCAAGTAGAAGACAATCGGCAGTGAGTTCAAACTCCAGACTAGACTGGCTTCTATAGCCTGCCACTCCAGTTAGTACGGTTTCAAAAGCGAAAGGTAAGTAAAGAGAGCTTCTCAGTTCAAATCCACAGTCCACACCAGTTTTACTGATGGCGGGTCAACTTCTTAAATCCGAATTCGTAAGGGAAAGGCAAAGTAAGCGAGGCGGACCAGACCTTGCCGGAGCCGAGGAATCCGGTGATGACGGTGGCGGGGACGCGGGTGTCCAGCGCCTGCGCGTCAAAGGTAGCGTCGGAGAGGTGCCGTCGGAAGACGGTGGACGGCGGCCGCGGGAGGGGCGGCTCGAGGCTTTGGGGCACCTGGAGAACGAATCGAGTGggcggtggagaagaagggaggaggatGCCGTAGTTCTGGTCGCCCTGTGGAGCAGCAGCCgtgcagacgccgccgccatgccgGACCCTCGGGGAGCTTCGCGGCCGCCGTGGGGTTTCTTGGGGGACGTTTTCTGGGGTTTATTCGGGAAAAGCCGACCACCGGTAAATGTGTTGCGTGTGTTCTTCGAGCATCTTCAATAGGCGCATTAACGCCGCGGTAGCcgaaggaggagcggcggcgcggaggcatggtCGTCGAAGACGAAGCGTCAGCGCGGGCGCGGCGTGGGAGGCAGAGCGGCgagaggagggaggcggaggagaagcGACACGCGGCGAAGAGTGAAAGTTCAGGACGGGTTCGCGCCTGCGTGGCATTTTATAGCGCGCGCCAGCCGAAGCGGCAACTTTCCCGCGCGGGCACGGTAAAAAGTTTAGCGCGCACCCTTTTTTCGCGCGTCCGCTGGAGGTAcgcgcgggcgcccgcgcgcGCCAAACATGCGGTTTTTTTTGCGCGCGCGGGTTTTGccgcgcctgctggagatgctctcgtcGCAGTTCGCGGCTTCAGTTCTTTGAAGTTTTAGATCATACTACTTCCTCGCATTCAAATTAATTGACATCACTTTATTTAAATACGCATGCAAATCTAGACAAATATGGATTAGAGAGTGCATATTGTTGAGCTGGTTGATGCCACATGCCAAGAGTCCGCACGGGGCACCATTggggatgtaaacggatcggatcggataatGCTCTCTTCATATCCTTTAGCATATTCTTTTGCCGGATTTGGAGCGGAGCGAATAATGATCGGATGCGGATTTGGATGTAGATTATATCAGACTACGGATGCGGATCGGAAATAGAACAGATTCGAAAAGGAAACGGACAAAATATATCGGATAGATACGCGCATGAAGACATATTTTCACCTACAAATATATGAACAAAAAACCCTCAAAATAATAACATAGAGTGGCAAATAGTTTAAAATATCACCAATGTGAAGATCTCAGTACTTATTACAAAGACTGTCAATTGTGCCAGCCGGATCGCCGGAGAGATAGGCTTTGCGCTGGCGGTAGGCGGTGCTGGTGTACACAGGATGGGGAAACGATATGTCATGTGATCGTCTGATCAGTGCACCCTACTATTACCGGTGATTATGTGATATAATCACTAGACTCTAGGTTATAATATACATAAAGACTAATTGGATACTTAGGCTAGTGGGTTGGGCTAATATAATCAGATTATCCTAATTGAAAAAGTAGGATAATCCGCAAAAAACAGCGGATAATATGTATCCGTCGAATAATAGCCATACCATGTCCGCTATCACATCCGTCGGATATCCGCATGATCAATATCCATATCTATGTCCGTATCCGTCGGATTTGGAAAATCACATACCATATCCTTAAAAACGGATGAGGATGCGAATTTagagcggaaattatccgtgcTATACAACCCTAGGCACCACGTCCTCACTCACCCACATGGCCAACAACACAGCACTACCACACCCACTCAGGGATAACGTTTTATTTTTTAACAAGGAAACTTCCTGGAACTGCAATTAAATCAGTCGTGGGTTACATATTACAAAGTGATCCAAAAGAAAAATTCTACCAAGACCAACAACTTTACACAAAGGACCCTGCAACAAGATGGAAAAAAGCAATCGAATCCTTCTGGTCCTTCTCCACAGCGACGAAATGCACTCGACATCACCGCCGCCAGTGCCGCCACGGGGACGAGATGACTTAGCGATGGGCTGACGATGAGCATCGTGACGGAGTCGCTGTCGCTGAAGGGCCTCCTTGATGGCACGCCGGCCTGGAGGTTGAAGACACTGTAGTGCACACAACACCACAGAACGGAGTGGCCCGTCGACCATATAGATAACTAAGGCAAAATTTGGCCTCGGTTGATGAACTCCGGAGATACATGCAGTTCCTTGTTGTATAGGTCAAAGCGGAGCAGCTTCCCAGCATCCTCCATCTCCACATCCACGGTGGCTGAACAAAAAAAATCGGCCCTCCTCCCCTACCACATCCACACAGCGGCCAGTCACGAGATCAAGTTTTAGGGGAGAAACTAGCTTATTTGGTTAGGATCTTGCAcctgcctcctccgccaccttcgGCCCCCACCATGGAAGCGCCAGGAGCAAAAAGAGGAGAAGCACCCCTGGCTACAGCTCGAGAGACCAGGAGCACCTGAGACCACGACATGGACCCAAACAAGAAGCAAACCACAAACTCTAGACCTAAAACTACACATACTATACAAGGGGAGAGTCCCTCCCCGACCACAATGTCGGCTATCGCTAGAGAAGAAAAGGTGAGGGGCTTGCCGTCCCGGATCGGGGAGAGAATGAGAAGGGAGGGGTGGGAGCGATAACAGTGGGGAAAGAGCGTGTACCCATGGATAACGTGACACTCGAGTCAGTGCAACTCCAGAACCACCTTCTGCCTCTGCTTCCTCCCCGAACAACTCCACCAATACGATGTGTCACATTATCCTCGTAGCCCACTATGGGCCCAGATCGGACCAAGGCAGCACTACCTCTAGCCGCATCCGCGCCAAAGGGGCCGCATGCTAACTGGTTACGGGCCCGAATTATGTCACCTACTTCTCTTACTCGTAGTGTGCCAAAAATGGATGCGCTACCATTATGGGCTTACTCGGTAGCATAGTCATGCGTTCCGCACGCTACTAGTATGAGGGCCCTAGCTAGACGCACACTGGGCAAGAACATATCCACATTGTATCCACATGCTAGAACGCTACCAGTATGACCTTATCGGTAGCATAGGTCACTGCAGAGCACACTTCCAATATATTTGGTTCTGGCCAGGGCGCCGGGGTGTGGCTAGCACACTACCATCTACTCCTTCTCCCGTCCCTTTCCTCCCTTCCTTATCATATTCCTCCCTCCATCAATTCCGCATCTCGCAAGAGAGCATGTGGCCACCGTGTTGTTCGCTTGTCCAGGCTCGACGCACGTAGGCGTCCACCATCCCAGCTCGACGCACGTAGGACTTAGGGTTCGTTACATGTTCGGTTACCCCTATATAGGCTTATACATGTGTTGCACGCCAGGTTCCCGGGCTTCGATTTcgcagagcatctctaacagagcccgtaaacagtCAAACTGAAAAGCGGGAGTTCGGTTCACCGATCTCGTGTTTATGGGTCGAGAAAGAGATGACGCGGAACAGAGCCCGTcaaccaaaactgtaaaacagaatattTTGTTTTGTAGTTTTGGTTTACAGTCTTTGTTCCGCGATAGCAGCTTCCGAACCCGTAAATGCAGGGTTTTTCACAGAATTGGCAAATCAAATTACCAGATGCAAACAAGTGATGCATAGttcatagttttacatcaaatcgCCACGACACAATCATAGAAAATCGTGCATAGTTCATAGCAAAAAGTTGTTGCATCTCCTCACCATCTCTTAACACCACCTGCATCAAACGGAGATAGGACCGtcgtcaccatcatctccaccacctccATGCGTATCCGAtgcaccactgatacgtctcaaacgtatctataatttcttatgtttcatgctagttttatgacaatactcacatgttttacatacactttatatcattttgatgcattttccggcactaacctattaacaagatgccgaagcgccagttcatgttttctgctgtttttggtttcagaaatcctacacaggaaatattctcggaattggacgaaacaaaagcccagagtcttattttccacggagctttctagAAGAACGAAGGAGATaccaagtggggccacgaggtggcgacaccacctggcggcacggccaaggaggggcccgcgccgccctatggtgtgggcccctcgtgagcctcccgactctgcccttccgcctatataaactctctgtcgcgaaaaccctaataccgagagccacgatacgagaaaacatattgtggcgccgtcgccgccaatcccatctcgggggattctggagatcgcctccggcaccctgccggagaggggaatcatcaccggagggctctacatcaccatgcccgcctccggattgatgcgtgagtagttcatccctagactatgggtccatagcagtagctagatggttatcttctcctcttgtgctatcatgtttagatcttgtgagctgcctgatgtctacgggagcttctattcttgtagacagtgttgggcctccaagagcagaggtttgtagaacagcagcaagtttcccttaagtggatcacccaaggtttatcgatctcagggaggaagaggtcaaagatatccctctcatgcaaccccgcaaccacaaagcaagaagtctcttgtgtccccaacacacctaataggtgcactagttcggcgaagagatagtgaaatacaggtggtatgaatgaatatgagcgagtagtaacggcgccggaaaatagcttgctggcgtgtagttgatggtggtaatatggtagcagtagtaacgcagataaaacgagtaaacaagcagcgatagcgatatttaggaacaaggcctagggattagactttcactagtggacactctcaactttgatcacataacggaatagataaatgcatactctacactcttttgttggatgatgaacaccattgcgtaggattacacgaaccctcaatgccggagttaacaagctccacaattcaatgttcatatttaaataaccttagagtgcatgaaagatcaacacaactaaaccaagtactaacatagcatgcacactgtcaccttcacaccatgtaggaggagtagatcacatcaatactatcatagcaatagttaacttcataatctacaagagatcacaatcatagcctacgccaagtactaacacggatgcacacactcgtcaccattacaccgtgcgggaggaataaactactttaataacatcactagagtagcacatggataaattgtgatacaaaacacattgcaatcataaagagatataaataagcacttcactatgccattcataacagtgaataagtattctgtgaaatatagcctaagagacccacacggtgcacacaccatcacctttacacacgtgggacaaggagtctccggagatcacataagtaaaacccacttgactagcataatgacatctagattacaagcatcatcatatgaatttcaatcatgtaaggcagctcatgagattattgtattgaagtacataggagagagatgaaccacatagctaccggtacagccccgagcctcgatggagaactactccctcctcatgggagacagcagcgttgatggagatggcggtggtgtcgatggaggagccttccgggggcacttccccgtcccggcggcgtgccggaacagagaatcctgtcccccagatcttggcttcgcgatggcggcggctctggaaggttttccgtattgtggctctcgatactgggggtttcgcgacggaggctttaagtaggcggaagggcaacgcggggggccacacgagggccccacaccataggtcggcgcggccagggcctgggccgcgccgccctagtgtggcggcgcctcgtggccccacttcgacccctcttcggtcttctggaagcttcgtggcaaaataggaccctgggcgttgatttcgtccaattccgagaatatttcattactaggatttctgaaaccaaaaacagcagaaaacaacgaatcggctcttcggcatcttgttaataggttagttccggaaaatgcacgaatatgacataaagtgtgcatataacatgtagatatcatcaataatgtggcatggaacataagaaattatcgatacgtcggagacgtatcagcatccccaagcttagttccgctcgtgccgagcgaggtaaaacgataacaaagataatttctgaagtgacatgccatcataaccttgatcatactatttgtaaacatatgtaatgaatgcagcgatcaaaacaatggtaatgacatgagtaaacaagtgaatcataaagcaaagacttttcatgaatagtacttcaagacaagcatcaataagtcttgcataagagttaactcataaagcaataaatcaaagtaaaggtattgaagcaacacaaagaaagattaagtttcagcggttgctttcaacttgtaacatgtatatctcatggataattgtcaacatagagtaatataacaagtgcaatatgcaagtatgtaggaatcaatgcacagttcacacaagtgtttgcttcttgaggtggagagagataggtgaactgactcaacataaaagtaaaaagaatggtccttcaaagaggaaagcatcgattgctatatttgtgctagagcttttattttgaaaacatgaaacaattttgtcaacggtagtaataaagcatatgagttatgtaaattatatcttacaagttgcaagcctcatgcatagtatactaatagtgcccg includes these proteins:
- the LOC124675078 gene encoding cell division cycle 20.2, cofactor of APC complex-like, giving the protein MDAGSGSMSPERISRRGAPASRPPLQEAGSRPYMPSLCSASRNPAVKCYGDRFIPVRSAMDMDMAHYLLTEPRKDTKNAATPSPAKEAYRKLLAEKLFNNRTRILAFRNKPPESENILTELRADAASIQARPAKKRRYIPQSAERTLDAPDLVDDYYLNLLDWGSSNVLSIALGNTIYLWNAANGSTSELVTFDEDDGPVTSVSWAPDGRHIAVGLNSSTVQLWDSTSKRLLRTLQGVHESRVGSLAWNGNILTSGGMDGKIVNNDVRIRNHAVQTYRGHGQEVCGLKWSGSGQQLASGGNDNLLHIWDVSMASSVQSAGRTQWLHRLEDHLAAVKALAWCPFQSNLLASGGGGSDRCIKFWNTHTGACLNSVDTGSQVCALLWNKNDRELLSSHGFTQNQLTLWKYPSMDKMAELTGHTSRVLFMAQSPDGCTVASAAGDETLRFWNVFGTPDAPKAAVKASHTGMFNSYNHIR